The Skermanella pratensis genome has a window encoding:
- a CDS encoding Fic family protein, which produces MPDTLLDGERYTGLMGLVARFDLPVPRPSVISIVGSGRRRQLVEADRIVERYLGSYDYGDSPEMDLKFALRYEPTDLAVLTLAFERMAKADLEAWVRREPNGAFARRAWFFYEWLTGDRLDLPDAGPVGYTPALSPEKHIVLPSNPSRRHRFTDNLLGTPALCPIIRRTAQIESLLRSDIRAEAEALVRGCDPRILARAITYLYTKETKETFAIESETASGAKAERFIEALRSVRDFDPTSERDQTRLQNVIVDPRYAAAGWRDFQDFVGESLTGHREVVHFICPKPGDVRPLMAGFAALVGRLKGAGIDPVLAAAVIAFAFVFIHPFEDGNGRIHRYLIHHTLDGSGFTPPGILFPVSASIVRNQAAYDAALERFSRSIAPYLDWAWEPGGSENGPAITVRNRTDHLYRYFDATPQAEYLYDRVMDTVRRDLKEEVLFVEVFDRAMAGVMDRIDMPNRKAALLVRLAMQHGRIGKDKRAKLFPELTDAEIDELERIVLAAGSPPPEGG; this is translated from the coding sequence ATGCCGGACACCTTGCTCGATGGCGAGCGCTACACCGGGTTGATGGGGCTGGTGGCTCGCTTCGACCTGCCGGTGCCGAGGCCGAGCGTGATCTCCATCGTCGGCAGCGGCCGGCGGCGGCAGCTTGTGGAGGCCGACCGCATCGTAGAGCGCTACCTGGGTTCCTACGACTACGGCGACTCACCGGAAATGGACCTGAAGTTCGCGCTCCGCTACGAGCCGACGGACCTCGCGGTCCTGACGCTGGCGTTCGAGCGCATGGCGAAGGCGGACCTCGAAGCCTGGGTCCGTCGTGAGCCGAACGGGGCCTTCGCCCGGCGCGCCTGGTTCTTCTATGAGTGGTTGACCGGTGATCGGCTCGATCTTCCGGATGCCGGCCCGGTCGGCTACACGCCCGCGCTGTCTCCGGAGAAGCACATCGTGCTGCCCAGTAACCCATCGCGGCGGCACCGCTTCACGGACAACCTTCTCGGCACGCCTGCCCTGTGCCCGATTATCCGCCGGACGGCGCAGATCGAGTCGCTCCTGCGGTCGGACATCCGGGCCGAGGCCGAGGCGCTGGTGCGGGGTTGCGATCCGCGGATCCTCGCCCGCGCGATCACCTATCTCTACACCAAGGAGACCAAGGAGACATTCGCGATCGAGAGCGAGACGGCCAGCGGTGCGAAGGCGGAGCGGTTCATCGAAGCCCTGCGGTCCGTCCGTGACTTCGACCCGACCAGCGAGAGAGACCAGACCCGGCTGCAGAACGTCATCGTCGATCCCCGTTACGCGGCGGCCGGGTGGCGCGACTTCCAGGACTTCGTCGGCGAATCCTTGACGGGCCATCGGGAGGTCGTTCACTTCATCTGCCCGAAACCCGGGGATGTCCGCCCCCTCATGGCCGGCTTCGCGGCGCTCGTCGGCCGGCTGAAAGGCGCCGGGATCGATCCCGTGCTGGCTGCGGCGGTGATCGCCTTCGCCTTCGTGTTCATCCACCCCTTCGAGGACGGGAACGGGCGCATCCATCGCTATCTCATCCACCACACGCTGGACGGGTCCGGCTTCACCCCGCCGGGCATCCTGTTCCCGGTCTCGGCGTCGATCGTGCGGAACCAGGCAGCCTACGACGCGGCCCTGGAGCGCTTTTCCCGCTCGATAGCACCTTACCTGGATTGGGCCTGGGAGCCCGGCGGGTCGGAGAACGGGCCGGCCATCACCGTCCGGAACCGTACCGACCATCTCTACCGCTACTTCGATGCGACGCCCCAGGCCGAGTACCTGTACGACCGCGTCATGGATACGGTGCGGCGGGACCTCAAGGAGGAGGTCCTGTTCGTGGAGGTCTTCGATCGCGCCATGGCCGGCGTGATGGATCGCATCGACATGCCGAACCGGAAGGCCGCCCTGCTGGTCCGGCTGGCGATGCAGCATGGCCGCATCGGCAAGGACAAACGGGCCAAGCTGTTCCCGGAGCTCACCGATGCGGAGATCGACGAGCTGGAACGGATCGTGCTGGCCGCCGGATCGCCGCCACCCGAGGGGGGATAG
- a CDS encoding IS110 family transposase, whose translation MSCQSYCIGIDASKAYLDTCGVPGRGAWRLPNTAEGHTALATVLGALRAGGDEVLVMMEASGGCERELHHALARADVPVAVVNPKWARDFARSTGQLAKTDRVDARMLQAFGEATRPRPTPVPEPLRAELIEMLDYRDQILAEIVARGHQLKHLRGDFMRRRAETALEALRTEADTLAWMIEAKLNDDPGLRQRAALLRSFPGVGPLSAAMLVVHMPELGSLTGRQAASLAGLAPFARDSGTLRGVRTIFGGRAKVRRALFHVGRVGLRHNATLKAFYDSLKGRGKPGKVALVACMRKALVILNALLRTGRPWVAEYAADGPPAEAASATAS comes from the coding sequence ATGTCTTGCCAATCCTACTGCATCGGGATCGATGCCTCCAAAGCCTATCTTGACACCTGCGGCGTGCCGGGCCGCGGCGCGTGGCGCCTTCCCAACACGGCCGAGGGCCACACCGCCCTCGCGACGGTGCTGGGCGCGCTGCGCGCGGGCGGCGACGAGGTGCTGGTCATGATGGAAGCGTCGGGCGGCTGCGAGCGCGAACTGCACCACGCCCTGGCCCGGGCCGATGTGCCGGTCGCCGTCGTCAATCCCAAGTGGGCGCGTGACTTCGCCCGCTCGACCGGCCAGCTGGCGAAGACCGACCGGGTCGACGCCCGGATGCTCCAGGCCTTCGGCGAGGCCACCCGTCCCCGCCCGACGCCGGTCCCGGAGCCGTTGCGCGCCGAGTTGATCGAGATGCTCGACTACCGCGACCAGATCCTGGCCGAGATCGTCGCGCGCGGCCATCAGCTCAAGCACCTGCGCGGCGACTTCATGCGCCGGCGCGCCGAGACGGCGCTGGAAGCGCTGCGCACCGAGGCCGACACCCTGGCCTGGATGATCGAGGCGAAGCTGAACGACGACCCGGGGTTGCGGCAGCGGGCCGCCCTGCTGCGCAGCTTCCCCGGGGTCGGGCCGCTGAGCGCGGCCATGCTGGTGGTCCACATGCCCGAGTTGGGCAGCCTGACCGGCCGGCAGGCGGCCAGCCTGGCCGGCCTGGCGCCGTTCGCCCGCGACAGCGGCACCCTGCGCGGGGTGCGCACGATCTTCGGCGGCCGGGCCAAGGTGCGCCGGGCGTTGTTCCACGTCGGCCGGGTCGGCCTGCGCCACAACGCCACGCTCAAGGCCTTCTATGACAGCCTGAAGGGACGCGGCAAGCCGGGCAAGGTGGCGCTGGTCGCCTGCATGCGCAAGGCGCTGGTGATCCTCAACGCCCTGCTCCGGACGGGCCGGCCCTGGGTGGCGGAGTACGCCGCCGACGGGCCGCCGGCCGAAGCCGCCTCCGCCACGGCATCCTGA
- a CDS encoding restriction system-associated AAA family ATPase — translation MKLLRLSVMQATSCGGLLDELDVDFEGAGSDGELRGTANGVLSPHCLIGPNGSGKSQLLQLLAEIFQSAWCAHAPDQERDVADKSTLFTLEYLVSSDGSAAAEHVRLQRRKKGTRILPLEMAVQKDGDWEEIPIKHTGFGGRLPSLIVGYTSGDNETLSLPFFVSRAGYARDVREAAFEDPDSKVADNRLLLIDYSTHLEVLVANLLLGTHDVQRSILKHAGLDRIASFRCIIQLNHLPRLRTKRRRSDRRKGVQLTNELEGYIEAFKAAATCWSYDPRLEIYVLDFLVNDATRAVFAKNFSSPIALYRAFHKLALLNDLAIPNKARDRLRKEIKTRRFASKLPEPQDEEKIFRFEQVRFYRGDEQVINSSLDYVSLSDGEHQQAQVLGVFAMILQSNAIFILDEPESHFNPLWRVKFVKRLLELPVEGRGDQEVLLTSHAPFVPSDLHRTQVHVFSKPDGKIAVVHPPVETYGATFDRILAHCFGVTPPISQLARDEIQRLMESGTAEQLREAIATLGSSFEKAFLADRLRQLEESGITE, via the coding sequence ATGAAGCTACTGCGACTCTCTGTCATGCAGGCGACGAGCTGTGGCGGTCTCCTTGATGAGCTCGACGTCGATTTTGAAGGAGCAGGATCCGATGGAGAGTTGAGGGGCACCGCAAATGGCGTGCTTTCGCCACATTGCCTCATTGGGCCGAATGGTTCGGGCAAGTCGCAGCTGCTCCAGCTCCTTGCCGAGATATTCCAGTCGGCTTGGTGCGCCCACGCGCCGGACCAGGAGCGGGACGTTGCCGACAAGTCCACGTTGTTCACGCTTGAATACCTCGTGTCGAGCGATGGATCGGCCGCCGCCGAGCACGTACGCCTGCAGCGGCGCAAAAAGGGGACGCGGATCTTGCCGCTTGAGATGGCCGTGCAGAAGGACGGAGATTGGGAGGAGATCCCGATCAAGCACACCGGTTTCGGCGGCCGGCTCCCCTCGTTAATCGTCGGCTATACGTCCGGAGACAATGAGACCCTGAGCCTTCCCTTTTTTGTTAGCCGGGCGGGCTACGCGAGGGATGTCCGGGAGGCCGCCTTCGAAGACCCAGACTCAAAGGTAGCAGACAATCGCTTGCTGCTTATTGACTACAGCACTCATCTTGAGGTCCTGGTTGCTAACCTGCTGCTTGGTACGCATGACGTGCAGAGATCGATACTCAAACACGCAGGACTAGATCGAATAGCCTCCTTCCGGTGCATTATTCAGCTCAACCACTTGCCTCGGTTGCGCACAAAACGGCGCAGGAGCGATCGTCGGAAAGGCGTCCAGCTTACCAACGAGCTTGAGGGTTACATTGAGGCATTCAAGGCCGCCGCGACCTGTTGGTCTTATGACCCCAGGCTCGAGATCTACGTCTTGGACTTCCTCGTCAATGACGCGACCCGTGCGGTGTTCGCTAAGAACTTCTCCAGCCCGATTGCCCTTTATCGCGCCTTCCACAAACTCGCGCTTCTAAATGATCTAGCCATCCCCAACAAGGCGAGGGATAGGTTAAGAAAGGAAATCAAAACGCGAAGATTCGCCTCGAAATTGCCTGAACCTCAGGATGAGGAGAAGATATTCAGATTTGAGCAAGTCCGCTTCTATCGCGGTGACGAACAAGTCATAAACAGCTCACTTGATTATGTCTCCCTTTCGGATGGAGAACATCAACAAGCTCAAGTATTAGGTGTCTTTGCGATGATCTTGCAAAGTAACGCCATATTCATTCTCGACGAGCCAGAATCCCATTTTAACCCGCTCTGGCGCGTGAAATTCGTCAAACGGCTTCTCGAGTTACCGGTCGAGGGGCGAGGCGACCAGGAGGTTCTCCTCACCTCGCACGCGCCATTCGTGCCATCCGACCTCCACCGGACCCAGGTTCATGTCTTTTCGAAGCCGGACGGCAAAATCGCCGTGGTGCACCCCCCGGTCGAGACGTACGGCGCGACATTCGATCGAATACTCGCTCACTGCTTCGGGGTGACGCCGCCGATCTCGCAGCTCGCGCGGGATGAGATCCAGCGCCTGATGGAGTCCGGCACGGCCGAACAATTACGAGAAGCGATAGCTACTCTAGGCTCTTCATTCGAGAAGGCCTTTCTTGCCGACAGATTGCGTCAACTTGAAGAATCGGGAATTACAGAATAA
- a CDS encoding type I restriction endonuclease subunit S, producing the protein MAVTAVPVVVNQDIRALTPASDVDPFFLQQQLTYLEHEILRRTAKPGTTVESIELAALLQLEVFLPPVSEQRAISRWLAAIAQVLNSARTDLRSVVSLLDAYKRAVLLKALSGRWDKSRPARQVTLGDIADIQGGLTLGKRYGGAELVPRPYLRVANVQRGWLDLEEVRDVLVSPAEAQRYKLLPGDILMNEGGDSDKLGRGWVWNDEIPDCIHQNHVFRARLSDREFPPEFISLYANELGRDYFLSEAKQTTNLASISKTKLSGLPIRLPNADDARAALRAYEDQTRWTEAVRTQALSAIDTADAAEASAIRKAFEGRLVPAARGEPAPTLLLNDADVRTHRSDRGRVEKGSTVNILIEMLDHWPDNGLTFATVRDQVPSDYESLKDAIFDLLAGADPKLEQRYSDEDQAMKFFRKST; encoded by the coding sequence GTGGCGGTCACCGCGGTTCCGGTCGTCGTCAATCAGGACATCCGTGCGCTGACGCCGGCGTCGGACGTCGACCCCTTCTTTCTGCAGCAACAACTCACCTACCTCGAACATGAAATCCTGCGCCGTACCGCGAAACCCGGCACGACGGTCGAAAGCATCGAACTTGCAGCCCTGCTGCAACTCGAGGTCTTCTTGCCGCCGGTTTCGGAGCAGCGGGCGATCTCCAGGTGGCTCGCCGCGATCGCCCAAGTACTAAACAGCGCCCGGACGGACCTCAGGTCCGTCGTGTCTTTGCTTGATGCATACAAGCGGGCGGTACTGCTCAAAGCATTGTCCGGCCGATGGGACAAAAGCAGGCCGGCGCGCCAAGTGACGCTCGGCGATATTGCCGACATTCAGGGCGGGCTCACTCTAGGGAAGCGGTATGGCGGAGCCGAGTTGGTGCCTCGTCCCTATTTACGCGTCGCGAATGTGCAGCGCGGCTGGTTAGATTTGGAGGAGGTCAGAGACGTTCTCGTCTCTCCCGCCGAAGCGCAGCGGTATAAGCTATTGCCGGGGGACATCCTCATGAACGAAGGAGGAGACAGCGACAAGCTGGGGCGAGGGTGGGTTTGGAACGATGAGATACCCGATTGCATTCATCAGAATCACGTTTTTCGTGCCCGTCTGAGCGATCGCGAGTTCCCGCCCGAGTTCATTTCGCTCTACGCGAACGAACTGGGTCGCGACTACTTTCTGTCGGAAGCGAAGCAGACAACGAATCTCGCATCCATCAGCAAAACGAAACTGAGCGGCCTACCTATCCGGTTGCCAAACGCCGATGATGCTCGAGCGGCCCTCAGGGCCTATGAGGACCAAACGCGTTGGACCGAGGCCGTGCGAACCCAAGCTCTCTCGGCTATAGATACGGCGGATGCGGCCGAGGCGTCCGCTATTCGTAAGGCGTTCGAAGGGCGACTTGTGCCGGCCGCCAGAGGCGAACCGGCTCCAACGCTCCTCCTAAATGACGCGGATGTGCGCACGCACCGCTCCGATCGTGGACGGGTTGAGAAAGGATCCACAGTGAACATCTTGATCGAGATGCTGGATCACTGGCCGGATAACGGCCTCACCTTCGCGACCGTGCGCGATCAGGTGCCGAGCGACTATGAAAGCCTAAAGGACGCGATTTTTGACCTGCTCGCCGGAGCGGATCCGAAGCTCGAACAACGTTACAGCGACGAAGATCAAGCAATGAAATTCTTCAGGAAGTCGACATGA
- a CDS encoding N-6 DNA methylase, with amino-acid sequence MSIPLISKRIWSLCHVLRDDGIVFHKFLSELTYLLFLKIAEETGREDLLPAGCRWADLTAHADGGMLGHYRKMLTILGEDAPDHVVREIFRFPTTVFNHDENLRKVVEGINKIDWHEAKADGLGAVYESLLQRSVAEARSGAGQYFTPRPLVDAMVSALQPGLGETIQDPAAGTAGFLISAKEYIASQHSEASFQASPPSYQAVEIEGDTYRLCLMNMFLHGMQGQFIHGDALTDDIADLPAPDVIIANPPFGSSAGGARARRSDLPYSTSNKQLLFLQHIYLALKPGGRAAVVLPDNVLFEEGAGRRIRTHLMNTCNVHTLLRLPSGIFYAADVKTSVLFFSRPQEGEPVTRQIWVYDLRTNMQRFRKGRNLTPEVFTDFVRLYGPDPLGRSPRDPSADPRFRPYSREEIAARNDNLDLRWLSEGRREELDDRDPEEILTALVQNLRSALSDVEGIVSELDRVSDDN; translated from the coding sequence ATGTCGATTCCCCTAATCTCGAAGCGAATCTGGTCCCTCTGTCACGTCCTTCGCGACGATGGCATCGTCTTCCATAAGTTCCTTTCCGAGCTCACCTACCTCCTATTTCTGAAGATCGCCGAGGAAACCGGACGGGAGGACCTGCTGCCCGCCGGCTGCCGCTGGGCGGACCTGACGGCTCACGCCGACGGCGGGATGCTGGGACACTATCGCAAGATGCTGACTATACTCGGGGAGGACGCGCCAGACCACGTGGTCCGGGAGATCTTCCGTTTTCCAACTACCGTGTTCAACCACGATGAAAATCTCCGGAAGGTCGTGGAAGGCATCAACAAGATCGACTGGCACGAAGCCAAGGCCGACGGCTTGGGTGCAGTTTACGAGAGCCTTCTCCAAAGGAGCGTGGCGGAAGCTCGCTCAGGCGCCGGTCAATACTTCACGCCCCGGCCGCTCGTCGATGCGATGGTCAGCGCTCTACAACCCGGCCTTGGCGAAACGATCCAGGATCCAGCAGCTGGGACAGCTGGCTTTCTAATTTCGGCGAAGGAGTACATCGCCAGCCAACATTCGGAGGCAAGCTTTCAGGCCTCTCCACCTAGCTATCAAGCGGTCGAAATAGAGGGTGACACCTATCGCTTGTGCTTGATGAACATGTTCCTGCATGGCATGCAGGGCCAGTTCATCCATGGCGACGCCCTGACAGATGATATCGCTGACCTGCCGGCACCAGATGTCATCATAGCCAACCCCCCTTTCGGAAGCAGCGCGGGGGGCGCGCGAGCGCGCCGCAGCGATCTTCCCTACTCGACATCCAATAAGCAGCTCCTCTTTCTTCAGCATATCTATCTGGCGCTGAAGCCGGGCGGACGCGCAGCCGTGGTTCTGCCGGATAACGTCCTTTTCGAGGAGGGAGCAGGCAGGCGGATCCGGACGCACTTAATGAACACGTGCAACGTGCATACCTTGCTCCGGCTGCCTAGCGGCATCTTCTATGCCGCCGACGTCAAGACCAGTGTTCTGTTCTTTTCCCGGCCCCAGGAAGGCGAGCCCGTTACGCGCCAAATCTGGGTCTATGATCTCAGAACCAACATGCAGAGATTTCGGAAGGGGCGGAACCTCACCCCAGAAGTGTTCACCGACTTCGTGCGGCTCTACGGACCCGACCCACTCGGCCGCAGTCCCCGCGATCCGTCCGCGGATCCGAGATTCAGGCCCTATTCTCGTGAAGAAATCGCCGCGCGCAACGACAACCTCGACTTGCGCTGGCTCTCGGAAGGTCGTAGAGAAGAATTGGACGATAGGGACCCCGAAGAGATCTTGACGGCGCTGGTACAAAACTTGCGGTCGGCCCTCAGTGATGTGGAGGGGATTGTCTCCGAGTTGGACCGCGTCTCGGATGACAACTGA
- a CDS encoding iron-containing alcohol dehydrogenase codes for MIATIAMPKLMLIGGGAIGQVADMLGRLGIRRPLIVTDPFMRDSGAIARLTDPLKAAGVPFEVFADTVPDPTTDVVDAGARMLSGGGFDGMIALGGGSPIDTAKAMGVLAANPGRMRDYKVPNPIPNEGVPLLAIPTTAGTGSEVTKFTVITDTETDEKMLIAGNGVIPQGAIVDYELTLTCPFRLTADTGIDTLTHAIEAYVSRKANPFSDSMALAAMARVAKHLRTACFEPDNREAREGMMLAANQAGIAFSNASVALVHGMSRPIGAHFHVPHGLSNAMLLPAVTAFSLPTATARYADCARAMGACAPDTDDEQAGIALLGALISLNADLKVPSPQAYGIDESRFMSILPLMAEQALGSGSPANNPRVPTEEEIVSLYRDIYAT; via the coding sequence ATGATCGCCACCATCGCCATGCCCAAGCTGATGCTGATCGGCGGCGGCGCCATCGGCCAGGTTGCCGACATGCTGGGCCGGCTGGGCATCCGGCGCCCGCTGATCGTGACTGATCCCTTCATGCGCGACAGCGGGGCCATCGCCCGGCTGACCGATCCTTTGAAGGCGGCCGGCGTCCCGTTCGAGGTGTTCGCCGATACCGTGCCCGATCCCACCACCGACGTGGTCGATGCCGGCGCCCGCATGCTGTCCGGCGGCGGGTTCGACGGGATGATTGCCCTGGGCGGCGGGTCGCCGATCGATACCGCCAAGGCCATGGGCGTCCTGGCGGCCAATCCCGGCCGCATGCGCGACTACAAGGTGCCCAACCCGATCCCCAACGAGGGCGTGCCGCTGCTCGCCATCCCGACCACCGCCGGGACCGGGTCGGAGGTGACCAAGTTCACCGTCATCACCGATACCGAAACCGACGAGAAGATGCTGATCGCCGGCAACGGCGTGATCCCCCAGGGTGCCATCGTCGATTACGAGCTGACGCTGACCTGCCCCTTCCGCCTGACCGCCGACACCGGCATCGACACGCTGACCCACGCGATCGAGGCCTATGTCAGCCGCAAGGCCAACCCGTTCTCCGACAGCATGGCCCTGGCCGCCATGGCCCGCGTCGCCAAGCACCTGCGCACCGCCTGCTTCGAGCCGGACAACCGCGAGGCCCGCGAGGGGATGATGCTGGCGGCCAACCAGGCCGGCATCGCCTTCAGCAACGCCTCGGTCGCCCTGGTCCACGGCATGAGCCGCCCGATCGGTGCCCATTTCCACGTGCCGCACGGCCTGTCCAACGCCATGCTGCTGCCGGCGGTCACCGCCTTCTCCCTCCCCACGGCGACGGCCCGCTACGCCGACTGCGCCCGCGCCATGGGGGCCTGCGCGCCCGATACCGACGACGAGCAGGCGGGGATCGCGCTGCTGGGCGCCCTCATCTCCCTCAACGCCGACCTCAAGGTCCCGTCTCCGCAGGCCTACGGCATCGACGAGAGCCGGTTCATGTCGATCCTGCCCCTGATGGCGGAGCAGGCGCTGGGCTCCGGCTCGCCGGCCAACAATCCGCGCGTGCCGACCGAGGAGGAGATCGTCAGCCTCTACCGCGACATCTACGCGACCTGA
- a CDS encoding cupin domain-containing protein, whose product MGDPEKTDWRENGVRVVRGDQLDANTPQTPGMNRAAAINHARVGAQKLWAGTVTIHPDAKTGAHHHGELESVIYVVRGRARMRWGEALEYTAEAGPGDFIYVPPFVPHQEINASADEPLECVLVRSDQEAVVVNLDIPMVEQPETVAWVDPIHK is encoded by the coding sequence ATGGGTGATCCGGAAAAGACCGACTGGCGGGAGAACGGCGTCCGCGTCGTGCGGGGCGACCAGCTCGACGCCAACACGCCGCAGACGCCCGGCATGAACCGGGCGGCCGCCATCAACCACGCCCGCGTCGGGGCGCAGAAGCTTTGGGCCGGGACGGTCACGATCCACCCCGACGCCAAGACCGGCGCCCACCATCACGGCGAGCTGGAGAGCGTCATCTACGTGGTGCGCGGGCGCGCCCGCATGCGCTGGGGCGAGGCGCTGGAATACACGGCGGAGGCCGGGCCGGGCGACTTCATCTATGTCCCGCCCTTCGTGCCCCACCAGGAGATCAACGCCAGCGCCGACGAACCGCTGGAATGCGTCCTGGTGCGCAGCGACCAGGAAGCCGTCGTCGTCAACCTGGACATTCCCATGGTGGAACAGCCCGAAACCGTCGCCTGGGTTGATCCGATCCACAAGTAG
- a CDS encoding mannose-1-phosphate guanylyltransferase/mannose-6-phosphate isomerase codes for MPSINSAPTIHPVLLSGGSGSRLWPISRESYPKQLLPLVGERTMLQDTVGRVAGEGFAPPLVICNDEHRFVIAEQLRQIAVTPSAIALEPVGRNTAPAAAVAALMIAEQDPDGLLLLLPADHVIRDTGAFHAAVAAAAGAAAAGNLVTFGITPTAPETGYGYIRQGAELTGHGGVFQVDAFVEKPGIGKAADMLASGGHFWNGGMFLFSAAKLLAEMEKFEPAIVAACREAIAKGSRDLDFFRLDPDAFGKAPSISIDYAVMERTDAAVVVPATIGWTDVGAWSALWDIGAKDGNGNVFVGDVMTEDAHNCYVRSEGVLTAVVGLDDVVVVATDDAILVASRDKVQDIKKVVERLKKEGRPEAKIHSRVHRPWGFYQCLHEGERFQVKRLTVKPGATLSLQKHYHRAEHWVVVNGTALVTRDADQVLLRENESIYIPLGAVHRLENPGKVTLNLIEVQSGSYLGEDDIVRLTDTYGRA; via the coding sequence ATGCCCTCCATCAACAGTGCCCCGACCATCCATCCCGTTCTGCTTTCCGGCGGCTCCGGATCGCGCCTCTGGCCGATCTCGCGGGAAAGCTATCCGAAGCAACTGCTGCCGCTGGTCGGCGAGCGGACCATGCTTCAGGACACCGTCGGCCGCGTCGCGGGCGAGGGCTTCGCGCCGCCGCTGGTGATCTGCAACGACGAGCACCGGTTCGTGATCGCGGAACAGCTTCGCCAGATCGCCGTCACGCCGTCCGCCATCGCGCTGGAGCCGGTCGGCCGCAACACCGCCCCGGCGGCGGCCGTCGCCGCGCTGATGATCGCCGAGCAGGACCCCGACGGGCTGCTTCTGCTGCTGCCGGCCGACCACGTGATCCGCGACACCGGGGCGTTCCACGCCGCCGTGGCCGCGGCCGCGGGTGCCGCCGCCGCCGGCAACCTGGTGACCTTCGGCATCACGCCGACCGCGCCGGAGACCGGCTATGGCTATATCCGCCAGGGCGCCGAGCTGACCGGCCACGGGGGCGTGTTCCAGGTCGACGCCTTCGTGGAGAAGCCGGGCATCGGCAAGGCGGCCGACATGCTGGCATCCGGCGGCCATTTCTGGAACGGCGGCATGTTCCTGTTCTCGGCGGCCAAGCTGCTGGCCGAGATGGAGAAGTTCGAACCCGCCATCGTCGCCGCCTGCCGCGAGGCGATCGCCAAGGGCTCGCGCGACCTGGACTTCTTCCGCCTGGACCCGGACGCCTTCGGCAAGGCCCCGAGCATTTCCATCGACTATGCCGTGATGGAGCGGACCGACGCCGCCGTGGTGGTGCCCGCCACGATCGGCTGGACCGACGTGGGCGCCTGGTCGGCGCTGTGGGACATCGGCGCCAAGGACGGGAACGGCAACGTCTTCGTCGGCGACGTGATGACCGAGGACGCGCACAACTGCTATGTCCGGTCCGAGGGCGTGCTGACCGCGGTGGTCGGGCTCGACGACGTGGTGGTGGTCGCGACCGACGACGCCATCCTGGTCGCCAGCCGCGACAAGGTCCAGGACATCAAGAAGGTGGTCGAGCGGCTGAAGAAGGAAGGTCGGCCGGAAGCGAAGATCCACAGCCGGGTCCATCGCCCCTGGGGCTTCTACCAGTGCCTGCACGAGGGCGAGCGGTTCCAGGTGAAGCGCCTGACGGTCAAGCCCGGCGCCACGCTGTCGCTTCAGAAACACTATCACCGGGCGGAGCACTGGGTCGTGGTCAACGGCACGGCGCTGGTCACCCGCGATGCCGACCAGGTGCTGCTGCGCGAGAACGAGTCGATCTACATCCCGCTGGGCGCCGTCCACCGGCTGGAGAACCCGGGCAAGGTGACGCTGAACCTGATCGAGGTCCAGTCGGGGTCGTACCTGGGCGAGGACGACATCGTCCGCCTGACCGACACCTACGGCCGGGCCTGA